In the genome of Criblamydia sequanensis CRIB-18, one region contains:
- the acs gene encoding acetate--CoA ligase, with protein sequence MTLEPNLLSLIHKSPIFPPFPDIQKNAEVKNFEEYEHLYESSIHHEEAFWLEQAKTLDWMRFPSKGLEYNWSKDEVWHRFFSDGELNVSFNAIDRHVRNGKKDKPALIWQAEDESEHRTLTFGQLKEEVERFANVLKKHGVKKGDRIAIYMPMVLEQAVAMLASARIGAIHSVVFGGFSSESLSYRLKDADCKLIVTSNVAKRGGKIIPLKEMVDKALLEPCSCQKVIVFRRDERLTPMVAGRDLWYHEEMASVSPICPPEPLNAEDPLFILYTSGSTGKPKGALHTQGGYLLHASLSHRLYFDIKENDVYWCTADLGWITGHSYVVYGPLANGTTTLLFEGTPTFPDPAIFWRVINKHQVTKFYTAPTVIRSLMKEGASLINPDLLKSLKLLGTVGEPINPEAWIWYYDNIGQNKCPVIDTWWQTETGGIMIAPLPGCHSLKPGSASYPFFGIKPGIYDEEGELCVHTGGGLYIEKPWPGIMRTLWGDHKKFIETYFSKKVGAYFTGDGSIQDEAGCYWLLGRMDDVVNISGHRIGTAEVESALVSHVAVAESAVVSKPHEIKGELLLAYVILVNGFLPSKELEEQLKQHIKNEIGAIAVPDTIKFVSSLPKTRSGKIMRRLLRCIARGELDKMGDLTTLADPNAIEELTKDN encoded by the coding sequence ATGACTTTAGAACCAAATCTCCTATCTCTCATTCATAAATCCCCCATTTTTCCACCCTTTCCGGATATCCAAAAAAATGCCGAAGTAAAGAATTTTGAAGAATATGAGCATCTTTACGAGAGCTCTATTCATCATGAAGAGGCCTTTTGGCTTGAACAAGCAAAAACGCTGGATTGGATGCGATTTCCAAGTAAGGGTCTTGAGTATAATTGGAGTAAAGATGAAGTTTGGCATCGCTTTTTTAGCGATGGAGAACTCAATGTCTCTTTTAATGCCATTGATCGTCATGTGCGGAATGGCAAGAAAGATAAGCCCGCCCTCATTTGGCAAGCTGAAGATGAATCCGAACATCGCACTCTCACCTTCGGACAATTGAAAGAAGAGGTGGAGCGTTTTGCCAATGTTTTAAAAAAGCATGGCGTAAAAAAAGGGGACAGGATTGCAATTTACATGCCGATGGTTTTAGAGCAAGCCGTCGCGATGCTAGCTTCTGCTCGAATCGGCGCCATTCATTCGGTTGTTTTTGGCGGCTTTAGCAGCGAGTCATTAAGTTACAGATTAAAAGATGCGGATTGTAAACTTATAGTCACATCCAATGTTGCCAAAAGGGGCGGAAAGATCATCCCTCTAAAAGAAATGGTGGATAAAGCGCTTCTCGAACCTTGTTCTTGTCAAAAAGTAATCGTTTTCCGAAGAGATGAGAGGCTGACTCCCATGGTAGCCGGGAGAGATCTATGGTATCATGAAGAAATGGCCTCCGTTTCTCCAATCTGTCCGCCGGAACCATTAAATGCCGAGGACCCTCTTTTTATCCTCTACACCTCCGGCTCAACAGGTAAACCTAAGGGTGCGCTTCATACGCAAGGCGGGTATTTACTTCATGCAAGTCTTTCCCATCGCCTATATTTTGATATAAAAGAAAACGATGTTTATTGGTGTACGGCAGATCTTGGATGGATAACAGGGCATAGTTATGTGGTTTACGGCCCCCTTGCAAATGGAACCACGACTCTTCTTTTTGAAGGAACCCCGACTTTTCCGGATCCTGCCATTTTCTGGAGAGTGATTAACAAACATCAAGTGACTAAATTTTACACAGCACCCACTGTCATCCGATCCCTTATGAAAGAAGGGGCCTCTTTAATCAATCCGGATCTATTAAAATCCCTTAAGCTTTTAGGAACGGTCGGCGAACCAATCAACCCTGAGGCCTGGATTTGGTATTATGATAATATCGGTCAAAATAAATGCCCTGTCATTGACACTTGGTGGCAAACAGAAACAGGCGGTATTATGATCGCTCCCCTTCCAGGCTGCCATAGTCTTAAACCGGGATCAGCTTCCTATCCTTTTTTTGGCATCAAGCCGGGAATTTATGATGAAGAGGGTGAGCTATGCGTTCATACAGGAGGCGGGCTCTACATCGAAAAACCTTGGCCCGGAATCATGAGGACTCTTTGGGGAGATCATAAAAAGTTCATAGAAACTTATTTTTCAAAAAAAGTAGGGGCTTATTTTACAGGAGATGGTAGCATCCAAGACGAAGCCGGCTGCTATTGGCTTCTTGGAAGAATGGATGATGTCGTTAATATTTCCGGACATAGAATTGGAACGGCTGAAGTTGAAAGCGCTCTTGTCTCACATGTGGCTGTGGCTGAATCGGCCGTTGTTTCTAAACCACATGAGATAAAAGGCGAGCTTCTTCTAGCTTATGTGATTTTAGTAAATGGCTTTTTACCAAGCAAAGAACTTGAAGAACAACTAAAGCAGCATATTAAAAATGAAATTGGAGCCATTGCGGTTCCGGATACGATTAAATTTGTGAGCTCTCTTCCAAAAACAAGATCGGGGAAAATCATGAGACGATTGCTTCGATGTATTGCGAGAGGAGAGCTTGATAAAATGGGTGACTTAACCACTCTTGCCGATCCTAATGCTATTGAAGAATTGACAAAAGACAATTAA
- a CDS encoding transposase-like zinc-binding domain-containing protein, translating into MTIACPECSSQAYKKNGYTRHGKQNHRCLECGRQFSIDPEEEKILIEKGANLVAVRVEERQLENIC; encoded by the coding sequence GTGACTATTGCGTGTCCAGAATGTAGTTCCCAAGCGTATAAGAAAAACGGATATACAAGACATGGAAAACAAAACCATCGATGTCTAGAGTGTGGAAGACAATTTTCAATAGATCCTGAAGAAGAAAAAATTCTCATCGAGAAAGGAGCCAACTTAGTAGCTGTTCGTGTTGAAGAAAGACAGCTTGAAAATATTTGCTAA